A window from Heterodontus francisci isolate sHetFra1 chromosome 4, sHetFra1.hap1, whole genome shotgun sequence encodes these proteins:
- the mboat4 gene encoding ghrelin O-acyltransferase isoform X1: protein MDLEFLQFELDDYPVITYQFMSVPLAFIFYYLSITGHLSLTARYIFLLFGGVLMAIVSMGPYAVLVFIPAVLSVILIHSLEPRTVHKWTFLTQMGWQTLCHLWLHYKDYYLQESTDIKFITALSSLMLLTQRVTSMSLDVHEGEIMIPAQIMQQNHLDSEILYYSLPYFSYMLYFPALLGGPLCSFQIFKIHMENLKTSDWKCGAKHLWSFFKKCILFFLLDMLRMFVRNCIRVTELSNQGSLQWDVPKDILLIWITALMFRLAYYSQWLLSESLNNLVGLGLGNDSTGKATLSDADIWTLETTNKISEFARTWNKTTADWLRRMVFQRSKVQPLLSTFAFSAWWHGLHPAQIFGFILWAATVKADYYVHRYMGSFIAGSRFLRIFYKVLTWMQTQLVTAYILVAVELRSFSYVLVLCKSVCAVCPLLYVLVLIGMSIQAK from the exons ATGGATTTAGAGTTTTTACAGTTTGAATTAGACGATTACCCGGTCATTACCTACCAGTTTATGAGTGTCCCACTTGCGTTTATTTTTTACTACCTCTCCATCACAGGACACCTTTCTTTGACTGCAAG ATATATTTTCCTTCTGTTCGGAGGAGTTCTTATGGCAATTGTTTCCATGGGACCTTATGCAGTTCTGGTGTTCATACCTGCTGTTCTGTCAGTGATACTCATACACTCCCTggagcccagaactgttcacaaatGGACCTTCCTCACTCAGATGGGATGGCAGACACTCTGCCATCTCTGGCTACACTACAAAGACTATTATCTACAAGAATCAACAGACATTAA GTTCATTACAGCACTGTCATCTCTGATGTTGTTAACACAAAGAGTGACGTCAATGTCATTGGACGTTCATGAAGGTGAAATCATGATTCCAGCTCAAATTATGCAGCAAAATCATCTTGATTCTGAAATTCTCTACTATTCATTACCGTACTTCAGCTACATGCTGTACTTCCCTGCACTACTTGGAGGACCTCTGTGTTCTTTTCAAATATTCAAAATTCACATGGAAAATCTTAAGACCTCTGATTGGAAATGTGGTGCCAAACACTTGTGgtcattttttaaaaagtgcatcTTATTTTTCTTGTTGGATATGCTGAGAATGTTTGTAAGAAACTGTATTCGTGTTACAGAGCTCAGTAACCAAGGGTCCCTTCAATGGGATGTTCCTAAGGATATTTTATTGATTTGGATTACAGCATTGATGTTCAGATTAGCTTATTACTCTCAATGGCTTCTTAGCGAGTCTCTTAACAATTTAGTTGGCCTGGGATTGGGCAATGACAGTACTGGAAAAGCTACTCTCTCCGATGCCGACATCTGGACACTCGAGACAACCAATAAGATATCTGAGTTTGCTCGAACATGGAACAAAACCACAGCTGATTGGCTGAGGAGGATGGTGTTTCAACGCAGCAAAGTTCAGCCTCTGCTGTCAACATTTGCCTTTTCAGCATGGTGGCATGGCCTTCACCCTGCCCAGATCTTTGGATTTATCTTGTGGGCTGCTACTGTAAAAGCAGACTATTATGTTCACCGATATATGGGCTCATTTATTGCAGGATCAAGGTTCCTGAGAATATTCTATAAAGTCCTGACATGGATGCAAACACAACTGGTAACTGCATACATTTTAGTAGCTGTGGAACTGCGGAGTTTTTCTTATGTATTGGTGCTGTGCAAGTCTGTTTGCGCTGTCTGCCCATTACTGTATGTACTGGTGCTAATAGGTATGTCAATACAGGCCAAGTGA
- the mboat4 gene encoding ghrelin O-acyltransferase isoform X2, translating to MAIVSMGPYAVLVFIPAVLSVILIHSLEPRTVHKWTFLTQMGWQTLCHLWLHYKDYYLQESTDIKFITALSSLMLLTQRVTSMSLDVHEGEIMIPAQIMQQNHLDSEILYYSLPYFSYMLYFPALLGGPLCSFQIFKIHMENLKTSDWKCGAKHLWSFFKKCILFFLLDMLRMFVRNCIRVTELSNQGSLQWDVPKDILLIWITALMFRLAYYSQWLLSESLNNLVGLGLGNDSTGKATLSDADIWTLETTNKISEFARTWNKTTADWLRRMVFQRSKVQPLLSTFAFSAWWHGLHPAQIFGFILWAATVKADYYVHRYMGSFIAGSRFLRIFYKVLTWMQTQLVTAYILVAVELRSFSYVLVLCKSVCAVCPLLYVLVLIGMSIQAK from the exons ATGGCAATTGTTTCCATGGGACCTTATGCAGTTCTGGTGTTCATACCTGCTGTTCTGTCAGTGATACTCATACACTCCCTggagcccagaactgttcacaaatGGACCTTCCTCACTCAGATGGGATGGCAGACACTCTGCCATCTCTGGCTACACTACAAAGACTATTATCTACAAGAATCAACAGACATTAA GTTCATTACAGCACTGTCATCTCTGATGTTGTTAACACAAAGAGTGACGTCAATGTCATTGGACGTTCATGAAGGTGAAATCATGATTCCAGCTCAAATTATGCAGCAAAATCATCTTGATTCTGAAATTCTCTACTATTCATTACCGTACTTCAGCTACATGCTGTACTTCCCTGCACTACTTGGAGGACCTCTGTGTTCTTTTCAAATATTCAAAATTCACATGGAAAATCTTAAGACCTCTGATTGGAAATGTGGTGCCAAACACTTGTGgtcattttttaaaaagtgcatcTTATTTTTCTTGTTGGATATGCTGAGAATGTTTGTAAGAAACTGTATTCGTGTTACAGAGCTCAGTAACCAAGGGTCCCTTCAATGGGATGTTCCTAAGGATATTTTATTGATTTGGATTACAGCATTGATGTTCAGATTAGCTTATTACTCTCAATGGCTTCTTAGCGAGTCTCTTAACAATTTAGTTGGCCTGGGATTGGGCAATGACAGTACTGGAAAAGCTACTCTCTCCGATGCCGACATCTGGACACTCGAGACAACCAATAAGATATCTGAGTTTGCTCGAACATGGAACAAAACCACAGCTGATTGGCTGAGGAGGATGGTGTTTCAACGCAGCAAAGTTCAGCCTCTGCTGTCAACATTTGCCTTTTCAGCATGGTGGCATGGCCTTCACCCTGCCCAGATCTTTGGATTTATCTTGTGGGCTGCTACTGTAAAAGCAGACTATTATGTTCACCGATATATGGGCTCATTTATTGCAGGATCAAGGTTCCTGAGAATATTCTATAAAGTCCTGACATGGATGCAAACACAACTGGTAACTGCATACATTTTAGTAGCTGTGGAACTGCGGAGTTTTTCTTATGTATTGGTGCTGTGCAAGTCTGTTTGCGCTGTCTGCCCATTACTGTATGTACTGGTGCTAATAGGTATGTCAATACAGGCCAAGTGA
- the LOC137369348 gene encoding bone morphogenetic protein 2: protein MSLGNRMPMGLFSFLSGSLLFICFLASEITNCYADSHGIQQPFSKAILEMLHINTLTFPRRTKLHPYMRLIYQQLSSSETRDSTATEGTLVQSFRSIRVPEYDNPGWIWFNISKLKPSMVAAELVLLRRTLHPKSLTVNVTIHNIGLEGNNLTISDPLDKKILNLSELPSSGYDTFNVSTILRQWRVDVIGFQFQFTDDSGSLVLHDALTQSLYCLDTSSQDEPLLVAYRLAPSERSKAANLRSSRNSQQCSEGRKRKHPPRKNISGECSLHLWYVNLQSLELNHWILEPQGYYANFCRGHCTEIISSEEKTVTTSPAWGTVKQNITKSQRWQCIPQKYSSVNVMYNTESGDIFIESLKEMSIESCACK, encoded by the exons ATGAGCTTAGGCAACAGAATGCCAATGGGACTGTTCAGCTTTCTTTCTGGATCTTTGTTGTTCATCTGCTTCTTGGCATCAGAGATAACAAATTGTTATGCAGATAGTCATGGAATACAGCAACCGTTCAGTAAGGCCATTTTGGAGATGTTACATATAAACACACTTACATTTCCACGACGTACCAAACTTCACCCTTACATGAGACTGATCTATCAGCAACTCAGCTCATCGGAGACCAGGGACTCCACTGCAACTGAAGGAACTCTGGTCCAAAGCTTCAGGAGTATCAGAG TTCCTGAATATGACAACCCTGGATGGATATGGTTTAACATTTCCAAGCTCAAGCCCTCGATGGTGGCAGCAGAGCTGGTGCTACTGCGAAGAACTCTCCACCCAAAGTCGCTGACGGTCAACGTAACAATACATAATATTGGTTTGGAAGGGAACAACCTCACCATCAGTGATCCATTGGACAAAAAGATTTTGAATCTGAGTGAGCTGCCATCTTCTGGCTACGACACATTTAATGTTTCCACCATCTTGAGACAGTGGAGAGTGGACGTGATAGGATTTCAGTTCCAGTTTACAGATGACAGTGGGAGTCTGGTATTGCACGATGCTCTGACTCAGAGCCTCTACTGCCTCGACACCAGCTCTCAGGATGAACCACTACTTGTCGCCTATCGGCTGGCACCGTCAGAAAGAAGCAAGGCAGCAAATCTGCGCAGCAGCAGAAACAGTCAGCAGTGCTCCGAGGGACGCAAGAGGAAACACCCACCTCGCAAGAATATTTCCGGAGAGTGCAGCCTACACCTGTGGTACGTGAACTTACAGTCATTGGAGTTAAATCACTGGATCCTGGAACCACAGGGTTACTACGCAAACTTCTGCAG AGGTCATTGCACTGAAATAATTTCCAGCGAGGAGAAAACGGTAACAACGAGCCCTGCATGGGGAACTGTGAAGCAAAACATAACCAAATCTCAAAG GTGGCAGTGTATCCCACAGAAATATTCTTCAGTCAATGTAATGTACAATACAGAGTCTGGAGATATTTTTATTGAGAGTTTGAAAGAGATGAGTATTGAGAGTTGTGCTTGCAAATAA